Proteins found in one Brevibacillus brevis genomic segment:
- a CDS encoding cysteine hydrolase family protein: MIRKTALLIIDAQVGIIEGQFGPVFQPATLVQTLKKVREDAYSKDIPVLYVQDADVGEVGSDDFAIHPEIAPLPSETVIQKLATDSFHGTDLHEKLQALGINHLVIMGCKTEFCIDSACRKATTLGYDVTLVKDGHSTSDNKVLSAEQIIAHHNTCLHGLGNIEPFILVRESTEDVFAPTHDTYR; this comes from the coding sequence TTGATTCGGAAAACAGCTCTGCTGATTATTGATGCACAGGTAGGTATTATCGAAGGGCAATTTGGTCCTGTTTTTCAGCCGGCTACACTTGTCCAAACATTGAAAAAAGTAAGAGAAGATGCCTATAGCAAGGATATTCCTGTGCTGTACGTTCAGGATGCGGATGTCGGAGAAGTCGGTTCAGACGACTTTGCCATCCACCCTGAGATCGCACCTCTGCCATCAGAAACAGTGATTCAAAAACTAGCGACAGACTCGTTTCACGGAACAGACCTGCACGAAAAGCTACAAGCACTCGGGATTAACCACCTAGTCATCATGGGATGCAAAACCGAGTTTTGTATCGACAGCGCCTGCCGCAAAGCGACGACACTCGGCTATGATGTAACGCTCGTCAAAGACGGGCATTCTACATCGGACAATAAGGTATTGTCAGCGGAACAAATCATCGCCCATCACAATACTTGCTTGCATGGATTGGGAAATATTGAGCCATTTATTTTGGTGCGGGAATCTACGGAAGATGTCTTCGCCCCTACCCATGATACTTACCGCTAA
- a CDS encoding GbsR/MarR family transcriptional regulator: MDTNQEKILEKAQERVIETLARNMDLYGITMSTGLLYGTLLFQDKSMTLDEMGEALGMSKTSMSTGVRTLMDLNMVEKIWKKGTRKDHYEVNLDWYQNFIDLFSVKWRHACEHNVHALKKSLLELRALQQSEELSEEVSERVELSIKRIENGLEYYLWLSRLIDSFESHDIFQFVPKKENES, from the coding sequence ATGGATACCAATCAGGAAAAAATCCTCGAAAAAGCTCAGGAACGCGTGATTGAAACGCTCGCTCGCAACATGGATCTGTATGGAATCACCATGTCAACGGGATTGCTGTATGGCACATTGCTCTTTCAGGACAAGTCAATGACACTCGATGAGATGGGCGAAGCACTGGGCATGAGCAAAACCAGCATGAGCACCGGCGTCCGCACATTGATGGACTTAAATATGGTAGAAAAGATATGGAAAAAAGGGACGCGGAAAGATCATTACGAGGTCAATCTGGACTGGTACCAAAACTTCATCGACCTCTTTTCCGTGAAGTGGCGACACGCCTGCGAACATAATGTACACGCCTTGAAAAAGTCGCTCCTGGAGCTTCGCGCTCTTCAGCAATCAGAAGAGCTTTCGGAAGAAGTCAGCGAGCGTGTGGAGCTCAGTATCAAGCGCATTGAAAATGGGTTGGAGTATTATTTGTGGCTGTCCCGTTTGATCGACTCCTTCGAATCACATGATATCTTTCAGTTTGTACCGAAAAAGGAAAATGAATCATAA
- a CDS encoding quaternary amine ABC transporter ATP-binding protein, with protein sequence MPKIKVENLTKIFGRQPQRALSQVKQGKTKQEILKETGLTLGVNQASFEVHAGEIFVIMGLSGSGKSTLVRLLNRLIEPTEGKILIDGTDIVSMNTEQLQDVRRKKLGMVFQKFALFPHRTVLENAEYGLEIQGMPKAEREAKAKKSLALVGLGGWEASYPDQLSGGMQQRVGLARALANEPDVLLMDEAFSALDPLIRKDMQDELLELQSTMQKTIIFITHDLDEALKIGDRIALMKDGAIVQIGSPEEIMTNPANEYVERFVEDVDRSKVLSAEKVMKRAETITLDRGPRVALQMMRERGVSSLYVVDKRKTLLGVLTADAVNGAKEAGQSLESVLRTEVPTVGPQTLLNEMFDLVAFSDIPVAVTGEQNRLLGVIVKGAVLGGLAGKVNQQVPEATNEEGQVNPS encoded by the coding sequence ATGCCCAAGATCAAAGTAGAGAATTTGACCAAAATCTTTGGACGCCAACCCCAACGCGCATTGTCCCAGGTGAAGCAGGGGAAGACCAAGCAAGAAATCTTGAAGGAAACGGGTCTTACCCTTGGGGTGAATCAAGCGAGTTTTGAGGTGCATGCAGGCGAAATTTTCGTCATCATGGGGCTTTCGGGAAGCGGGAAGTCGACCTTGGTTCGATTGTTGAACCGGTTGATTGAACCAACAGAAGGCAAAATCCTGATTGACGGTACGGATATCGTCAGTATGAACACCGAGCAGTTACAGGACGTAAGAAGAAAGAAGCTGGGCATGGTATTTCAAAAGTTCGCCTTGTTCCCGCACAGGACAGTACTTGAAAATGCGGAGTACGGCCTGGAGATTCAAGGAATGCCAAAAGCCGAGCGTGAGGCAAAAGCGAAAAAGTCACTCGCACTCGTCGGACTCGGCGGTTGGGAAGCAAGCTACCCGGATCAGCTGAGTGGCGGGATGCAGCAGCGTGTGGGTCTCGCTCGTGCACTCGCGAATGAACCTGATGTGCTGTTGATGGATGAGGCGTTCAGTGCCTTGGACCCGTTAATTCGCAAGGACATGCAGGATGAGCTGTTGGAACTGCAGAGCACCATGCAGAAGACCATTATTTTCATTACGCATGATCTGGACGAAGCATTGAAGATCGGGGATCGAATTGCTCTGATGAAAGACGGTGCGATCGTGCAGATCGGCTCGCCGGAAGAAATCATGACCAATCCAGCAAACGAATACGTAGAACGCTTCGTAGAGGATGTGGATCGTTCCAAGGTGTTGTCCGCTGAAAAAGTCATGAAGCGAGCGGAGACGATCACACTGGACAGAGGACCTCGCGTCGCACTGCAAATGATGCGTGAGCGCGGTGTATCAAGTCTGTACGTAGTGGATAAACGAAAAACATTGCTGGGTGTGCTAACGGCAGACGCGGTAAACGGAGCCAAGGAAGCAGGACAGTCGCTGGAATCCGTACTGCGAACAGAGGTACCGACTGTCGGACCGCAGACACTGCTCAATGAGATGTTTGACCTTGTTGCGTTTTCAGATATTCCTGTGGCGGTTACCGGGGAACAAAATCGTCTGTTGGGCGTGATTGTAAAAGGTGCCGTCCTGGGTGGATTGGCTGGAAAAGTAAATCAACAAGTTCCGGAGGCAACGAATGAAGAGGGGCAGGTGAATCCATCATGA